Proteins co-encoded in one Prunus persica cultivar Lovell chromosome G6, Prunus_persica_NCBIv2, whole genome shotgun sequence genomic window:
- the LOC18772641 gene encoding transcription factor E2FB isoform X2 — translation MSGSRAHDPPAQPPQPIMQQALKRQLAFSSMKPPFSATADYHGFVPDPRQLTDSEAYGIYVKPSQKRKSDAADYEAESSDRTAAPGYTEVVTSPLQTPVSSKVGKANKTSRLTKCSRSGPQTPASNVGSPSGANLTPAGPCRFDSSLGLLTKKFINLIKHAEDGILDLNNAADTLEVQKRRIYDITNVLEGIGLIEKKLKNRIQWKGLDVSRTGDVDENYPSLQAQVENLSDEERRLDQQIREMQERLRDLSEDESNKKWLFVTEEDIKGLPCLQNETLIAIKAPHGTTLEVPDPDEAVDYPQRRYRMVLRSTMGPIDVYLVSQFEEKFEEINGVEVPTDIPSSSGVNENPATTMVTENRGKDVEIQGPDDHRMCADPTASQDIMSGMMKIVPSDVDSDADYWLLSDADISITDMWRTEPGVVWNELGAIDEDYMVNVSTPRPQTPPSSSTQVPATANRTKT, via the exons ATGTCGGGCTCCCGGGCTCATGACCCGCCGGCTCAACCGCCCCAGCCGATCATGCAGCAGGCCCTCAAGCGGCAGCTCGCCTTCTCCTCCATGAAACCGCCGTTTTCAGCTACAGCAGACTACCACGGCTTCGTTCCCGACCCCCGCCAACTCACTGATTCAGAAGCTTATGGCATATACGTCAAGCCCTCT CAAAAACGGAAGAGTGATGCGGCAGATTACGAAGCTGAGTCTAGTGATAGGACAGCTGCTCCTGGATATACTGAAGTAGTTACCAGCCCCCTCCAGACTCCTGTGTCAAGCAAGGTGGGAAAGGCAAACAAAACATCAAGGCTGACAAAGTGCAGCAGATCTGGACCCCAGACTCCGGCTTCCAATGTGG GTTCTCCTTCTGGGGCTAATCTTACTCCGGCCGGACCTTGTCGTTTTGACAGCTCCCTAG GTCTCTTAACAAAAAAGTTTATCAATCTGATCAAACATGCGGAAGATGGTATTCTGGATCTCAATAATGCTGCTGATACTTTAGAG GTGCAAAAGAGGCGGATATATGATATAACAAATGTTCTTGAAGGAATTGGTCTCATAGAAAAGAAGCTCAAAAATAGAATTCAGTGGAA GGGACTTGATGTCTCGAGGACAGGAGACGTGGACGAAAATTATCCTAGTTTACAG GCACAAGTTGAAAACCTATCTGATGAGGAGCGCAGATTGGATCAGCAAATAAG AGAAATGCAGGAAAGGTTGAGGGACCTGAGTGAAGATGAAAGCAATAAGAA ATGGCTTTTTGTCACTGAAGAAGACATCAAGGGCTTACCTTGCTTACAG AATGAAACCTTAATAGCAATTAAAGCTCCACATGGCACCACTCTTGAAGTCCCAGATCCTGATGAG GCTGTTGACTATCCCCAAAGGAGATACAGGATGGTCCTGAGAAGCACGATGGGTCCAATAGATGTTTACCTTGTCAG TCAATTTGAGGAGAAGTTCGAGGAGATTAATGGTGTTGAAGTACCTACAGACATCCCCTCAAGTTCAGGGGTTAATGAAAACCCAGCTACAACAATGGTCACAGAGAATAGAGGGAAGGATGTTGAAATTCAGGGACCAGATGATCATAGAATGTGCGCTGATCCCACTGCTTCCCAGGACATCATGAGTGGGATGATGAAGATTGTTCCCTCAGATGTTGAT AGTGATGCAGATTACTGGCTTTTATCAGATGCTGATATTAGTATCACAGACATGTGGAGAACAGAAC CTGGGGTTGTATGGAATGAGTTGGGTGCAATTGATGAAGATTATATGGTTAATGTCAGCACACCACGGCCGCAAACTCCACCATCCAGTTCAACTCAAGTACCAGCTACTGCCAACCGTACGAAGACTTGA
- the LOC18772641 gene encoding transcription factor E2FB isoform X1, producing the protein MSGSRAHDPPAQPPQPIMQQALKRQLAFSSMKPPFSATADYHGFVPDPRQLTDSEAYGIYVKPSQQKRKSDAADYEAESSDRTAAPGYTEVVTSPLQTPVSSKVGKANKTSRLTKCSRSGPQTPASNVGSPSGANLTPAGPCRFDSSLGLLTKKFINLIKHAEDGILDLNNAADTLEVQKRRIYDITNVLEGIGLIEKKLKNRIQWKGLDVSRTGDVDENYPSLQAQVENLSDEERRLDQQIREMQERLRDLSEDESNKKWLFVTEEDIKGLPCLQNETLIAIKAPHGTTLEVPDPDEAVDYPQRRYRMVLRSTMGPIDVYLVSQFEEKFEEINGVEVPTDIPSSSGVNENPATTMVTENRGKDVEIQGPDDHRMCADPTASQDIMSGMMKIVPSDVDSDADYWLLSDADISITDMWRTEPGVVWNELGAIDEDYMVNVSTPRPQTPPSSSTQVPATANRTKT; encoded by the exons ATGTCGGGCTCCCGGGCTCATGACCCGCCGGCTCAACCGCCCCAGCCGATCATGCAGCAGGCCCTCAAGCGGCAGCTCGCCTTCTCCTCCATGAAACCGCCGTTTTCAGCTACAGCAGACTACCACGGCTTCGTTCCCGACCCCCGCCAACTCACTGATTCAGAAGCTTATGGCATATACGTCAAGCCCTCT CAGCAAAAACGGAAGAGTGATGCGGCAGATTACGAAGCTGAGTCTAGTGATAGGACAGCTGCTCCTGGATATACTGAAGTAGTTACCAGCCCCCTCCAGACTCCTGTGTCAAGCAAGGTGGGAAAGGCAAACAAAACATCAAGGCTGACAAAGTGCAGCAGATCTGGACCCCAGACTCCGGCTTCCAATGTGG GTTCTCCTTCTGGGGCTAATCTTACTCCGGCCGGACCTTGTCGTTTTGACAGCTCCCTAG GTCTCTTAACAAAAAAGTTTATCAATCTGATCAAACATGCGGAAGATGGTATTCTGGATCTCAATAATGCTGCTGATACTTTAGAG GTGCAAAAGAGGCGGATATATGATATAACAAATGTTCTTGAAGGAATTGGTCTCATAGAAAAGAAGCTCAAAAATAGAATTCAGTGGAA GGGACTTGATGTCTCGAGGACAGGAGACGTGGACGAAAATTATCCTAGTTTACAG GCACAAGTTGAAAACCTATCTGATGAGGAGCGCAGATTGGATCAGCAAATAAG AGAAATGCAGGAAAGGTTGAGGGACCTGAGTGAAGATGAAAGCAATAAGAA ATGGCTTTTTGTCACTGAAGAAGACATCAAGGGCTTACCTTGCTTACAG AATGAAACCTTAATAGCAATTAAAGCTCCACATGGCACCACTCTTGAAGTCCCAGATCCTGATGAG GCTGTTGACTATCCCCAAAGGAGATACAGGATGGTCCTGAGAAGCACGATGGGTCCAATAGATGTTTACCTTGTCAG TCAATTTGAGGAGAAGTTCGAGGAGATTAATGGTGTTGAAGTACCTACAGACATCCCCTCAAGTTCAGGGGTTAATGAAAACCCAGCTACAACAATGGTCACAGAGAATAGAGGGAAGGATGTTGAAATTCAGGGACCAGATGATCATAGAATGTGCGCTGATCCCACTGCTTCCCAGGACATCATGAGTGGGATGATGAAGATTGTTCCCTCAGATGTTGAT AGTGATGCAGATTACTGGCTTTTATCAGATGCTGATATTAGTATCACAGACATGTGGAGAACAGAAC CTGGGGTTGTATGGAATGAGTTGGGTGCAATTGATGAAGATTATATGGTTAATGTCAGCACACCACGGCCGCAAACTCCACCATCCAGTTCAACTCAAGTACCAGCTACTGCCAACCGTACGAAGACTTGA
- the LOC18775161 gene encoding uncharacterized protein LOC18775161 — protein MGNKPVKQESEEIFLKVVPPLDRTYVRWLARDLERIHGFTPAKPRAVKPPDHYIEYMHLNGWLDVDLADPDLAHLFK, from the coding sequence ATGGGAAACAAGCCTGTGAAGCAAGAAAGCGAAGAAATTTTCTTGAAAGTTGTTCCTCCGTTGGACCGTACATATGTTAGGTGGCTTGCCCGAGATCTTGAGAGGATTCACGGCTTTACACCAGCTAAACCTCGTGCTGTGAAGCCCCCAGATCATTATATTGAGTACATGCATCTGAATGGATGGTTGGATGTGGACTTGGCTGATCCTGATCTAGCCCATTTATTCAAGTAG